The DNA sequence AGACCACACTTTTAGAACTTCTACTCGAACTTACAGTTGATTCTAGAAGCAGACCAACCTGCTTCCAATAAACTCCCTTTTTCTGAAATCAGCCCAAGTTGGTTTCTGTTGTCTGTCACCAGTGTTCCATgttaaaaatgtctttgtttaTGGTTTgggttaatttaaaatgtttaagcaACTCTAATTTAGGGCAGTTTGTAagttaattctttgttgtgatgaTTTGCACAGCAAATAAACAGGAAAAGTGAAAGATTCTGAAGTTTCACTTTACTAAAAGAAACTAACACTTATGCTTCCTACTTTCTTGGTGTTAAGTCAATATTAAACAGTTGAGCAAGTCTACCACAGTCCATGAATTGTGGCAAAAGAAGACAAGGATACTAATGTTTTCTCCCTTCTTCTGCATGCTTCCAGTGACTTTACTGAGCTAAGTATGATTGTCCTCATTTTAGACGTTAAAAAGACTTGGATTCTGTGGTTTGTCTGTGGTCAAGGCCACTCAGTGGTCAAACCTCTCATCCTGGCTGAGAGGCTCTAAAGCCCAGGACCTATTTACCATGGCATGAATTTCTAATGAGGACTAAAATATGATCCCGTGATGTCTGAGGTTTATGCCTTAGAGGGCAGTGCAGCAAATGCATGGACGCCAGCAGTGGTTCtttaagaaatttcttttctgaatTCTATCATGATAATATGATAATACTGGCTTTTTACCAGTGTAACATTTTTGACATAATGTCAAGTGGTATTTTCGAGTTGGAAGAGACCTAAATCATGTGACCTCTCCAGATTTCTTACCACTAAGGCAAGCTGGACTATTCAACGTGCATTTCAAATAGTACCTCCTGGGTGATGACTTCTGATAAGCTGATTATTGTTCATCCCACTAAATCAAAATGTATCACACTGTATGTGGCAGGCACCTTCTTAGATGCTCCAGTAAATCCTGCTTCCTGATTTTCACACCCTTGtaccctcccctttccctgagTGCAGATGAGATCtctgacttgcttctaaccaacagaatataGACAGCGTAGGTGTTGGCATGTCACTTCTGTGATCAGGTTTCCTAAGATAGTGACTTCTGTCTTACTCAGAGAGTCTCCCTGTTGGCGTCTAGACTTGCACATACTGATGAGGACAGCTGCCATGCTGGAAAGGTCCACGTGGCAAGACATCCTTGAGCCAACAGCCAGTGGGGAACTGAGGCTCTCAGTCCAACAGCCCATGAAGAGCTGAATCTGGTCAGTGACCACTGattgagcttggaagcagatctgTCCTCAGGTGAGCATTCAGATGAGACCCCCAGCCCCAGATGATACCTTGACTGCACCTTTGTGAGAGACCCTGAAACAGAGGATGCTGCTATATGCTCAGATTCCTAAACTACAGAAATTGATATAATTTATGTGTGTTGTAAGCCATAAAGATTTGGGATAATTTGTTAGGCAGCAATAGCTAACTAATACACTGTACTATCTTTATTTATCTGCCACTTTCTCTAGTAGGGCAAGGAGTGAGTTGTTAAGGTCACTGAGTACTTGTCATGTGTGTTTACCTGTTTACCCGCCACTGAAGAGCTTCCTGCCAGGATCCATCCTCATGTTGAAAAGTGGAACTTGAGGACCTCAGTGTAGTTCCTAGTGCTCCAGGAAAGCCCTCTATGCCCTCCATCAGTTCCCACCTTTGGGCCTCACACTAGAACCTCTATAATTGTCTTTGTCCACTGAAGCATAATTTAGCTTACGAACCAGAGGCAGCAAGGCAGTTGCACCCTGGGGTCTGAAACTTCAATCCGGGAGGGAGACTGTTAATTCTGTGAATGCAGAAACACACATCCTAATCCAGTTCATAAGCAGAGGCGCAAAATGTCTGAAAAATTGAAGCCATGAAATAAACTCTTtttgagaaaaagaaggaaattgaaggtATATTGAACTATATGCACTGCACAGGGAATTGGGCAACCCACTTCATTCACTCTCGAGGCATTAgtttctgaaaactgtaaaatggaGGTTTACGCCAGGTTGCATAGTCTTTGATTCTTAGTCTGACAGAATCTGGGTTGCTGTGAGCCAGCTCTCTGGGTCCTAAATCAACCATTAAAGGAGGATAACAGAAATACCTGTCTCCTAAGGGAGTCGTAGATAAatagaaatagataaaaaacgCAATGTGCAGCACGGCACCTGGCCATCATTACTTCTCCAAGGGGTCCCAAGTCCTGGGGGAACTGGGGCCGCCGGGAGCGCAGCGCGGCCCGCACCCGGCCTGGTGGCCGGCCCCGCCCACGTGGGGCCCCGGCCCCGTCGAATGACTCGGTGCAACGTgttggtggcggcggcggcggcgacgggcGGCGCGGACTCTTCCGGGCGCCGCAGCTTCCTGCCGAGCACCGCGCAGCCGCCTCGCTTCGCCGCGGGAGCCCCCGGTGCAGGCCTCGGCGCGGGTGCGGGATCCCGGGCTccgccgcccgcgccccgcccggccccgcgccTCCCGACCGCACCATGCGCGCCGCGCCGCCGCCTCCCGCGCGGCCCctgcggctgctgctgctgctgctcgcgCTTCTGGCCGCGCCCGCCGCCCGCGCCAGCAGAGCCGAGTCCGCCGCCGCGCCGCAGCCCGGACCCGAGCtcccgccgcagccgccgcccggcccggggcccgggaaCGCCACCTGGGCGGGATCCGgagcggcggcgggcggcggcggccccaGCAGCAGCGGCAACGCCCTGGTGACCCGCATCTCCAGCCTGCTCCGCGACCTGCCCACCCTGAAGGCGGCCGTGATCGTGGCGTGCGCCTTCATCGCCCTCCTCATCGCCTGCCTGGTGCTGCGTGTCTTCAGGTGGGTCCGCCGCCCCTTTCCAACCCCCGCGGGCCAACCTGCGCCGCCAACCTGCTGTCACCGCCCGCCCGCCGCACCTGCGCGCAGGGATGCTCTGGCCTGGCGCCTGGGTGCGCTCAGACTAGCCAGAGTCTCCTGGCCTTGCCCCGCAGGGCGGCGCTCGGCCGGCTTCCCTGCTATACACACTCTAGGAATTTTCTCGCCTTTTAACGATATAATATAAATTCCTTTATACATAATTCCTTTTAACTCTTCGGTAATGCTTTATACTAACACTAGCGCTCCGAATTCTGACATCTTACACGGAATTTACGGTTatacccatttcatagatgaggaaaaaaTTTCCAGAGACTTATCCAAGTGAACTCAGTGGTGGaagtaggatttgaacccaggtccctCTGACTTTAACCTTACCCACCTTGCTACTTCTCCCTCTGAGGGCACCTGCTccacctgccttttttttttttttcctttcattggttctgctaccGAAAGAAGCAATGTCTAGCGTGTGGGGATGCCCCCGGGGAAACCTGCTGGAGGCAGCTTTGCGCCAAGGTTTGGAGCTGGGCTCCAGAATGTTTGGTGACCTTTGGTGGCCTCAGGGAATTTCTGCCTACACCCCTGTCTGAATGAACTGCTAGAATGAAGATTTACAGGGTCATAAGGCATCTTGGAGAGGCTTTTGTAGGTTGCTCAAGTTCAGGGAGAAAGTGGGAAGTTAGGAAGGATGGCGGGGGTTCCTGGAGTAGTGAGATGGAAGGGCTACACCCCTGGGCAGGTAGGACATTATCACCAACACCTGGGAAATTCTGGTTTTGCAGGAAATGAACCAAATGTGTCCTGTTACTCAGGCAGGCCGCTGGGAAATCTGGGTgcgtgcgtgtctgtgtgtgtgtgtgtgtgtgtgtttgtgtaaattACTCACAGCCAGTTCCCTCCCCTTCCAAGTGTACACAGTGTGCTTGAGTGTTTGATCAGCTGTTGGAGGTTTGAGGCCAGGGGCTTGCTCTCTCCAGGGAAGCATTTGCAGAGCAGGAGCAGAAACTAGATCTGGAAAGGCAGGATGGGGAGCTGTCCCTTGAGGTTTGCTGTTggttgctgtgtgactttgagtcAAGGTGTTTCTTTGTGGATCTACAGGATGAAATGTCAGTGGTCCTGAGAAAATGGAGAAGGGGGACCTGTGGGCCCACATCCACCCCACCATCCCCTGTCCTGGCTCAGGCCACATTGTTCTTCACTGAGCTGGTCCCTGATGTGCAGCAGGCATTGAATTGACCTCTTTCCACCCCATCCTTCCCACCGCCCTCCATCCTCCGCTACCAAACCTCCATGGCTCCTGGTAGCTGCTATCTGGATATGGCATTCAGAACCCTTGCAAACTGGCCTGAGTGCACCTTGTGGACATTAGCCAGCCCTTCCGAGCCTCCCCTCTGTTGCTTCCCTCCTAACGCTCCACGCAACTGGTGTGTGCTTTCCTGCTTCGGGGCCGGTTCCCTCCGCACACTCGCCGTGActgcctgcagccccagggccccgCTCCCACACTCCTTCCTCTGGGTAGTTCTCCTGGACATCCGAGCCAGGCTGTTGCTTCCTCTTctggcctcccccagccccggctTTGTGCATCCTCTGCGCAGCTGGGCGTCCCGGTGTGATGCCCAGCACTCACGCCCAGCAGGCAGtcctggagggtgggggtgtCGGGTCCCCGTGCCCGACACTGGCCTGGCATTCAGTGGGTGCGCCGCAGTCCTCTGCTGACTTCCTGATGGTTCACTCGGAGTAAACGTTGATGCCCAGAGCAGCTCTGAGCCTGGAGGTTTGAAACATTTCGCTCAAAATAGGCCATCAAGCCCACAAGGCGGTGTACTGTTTAAGAAGGTATTTGAACTATTTTGCCAGTCTGCTCCTTATTATCCAGGAGTGGGGGAGAAAAGCAAGCAGCGTGGGGCCAGATGCGAGGGTACTGAGCCGCGTGTTTGAGCAGCAGGGCCGGCGCTTGGGACTGGAAAGGATGGGTCCTTGCTGGCCTTGTGAGCTGTGTTGAGAGAAGGTCTGACTCCTTAGGAGAAGCCGGTTATGGACGTGATCTGCTGTTTTTCCCCAGCAGGGTGTTCTGATTGGGGCGAGTTTGCAGGTGGACAGCTGCCACCCTGGGTTCTGATGTGGATAGGAACTTACAGCATTTTACAGCTGGGAAGGGCCTGGGTGGTACACAGTCCCCATGTGCTCCTTTGTAGAGGAGAAGTTTGCATCCCAGGGAGTGGAGTAAGTCATCCAGTGGATTCTGTAACACTCCCAAGTCTGTGGCCGAGGTAGGGCCAGCGCCCCATCTCTACCCCATGGTCTGTACTGCAGCCTTTCCACAGTCCTCTGAAGGCTTCCTGAGGGCCCGCTGCCCTGGCTGGATCTtctccccacctgctccctcTCCTAGCACACAGTCTCCATGTCCTGGCCATTCTGCCCCGAGAAGTCTCCCTGAGAGTGTCTCACCTgtaccaccccctcccccacaggaGTTTCCCCACCTGCCAGCGCTTCGGCCTAGCTCGCCTCCCTCATCTCCAGAACCACAGCATCTCCTTCATACTGGTGCCAGCCTTGTCCCCGCTCGGTCCATCTTCCCTCTTCTGGTCTCATCCTCTTACTGCCCACTCATCCCTCCCAAGCACAGGCTCCTTAGCTTTTCATGAGcagggccctgcctccctcctgagcCCCCATCTCgactctccccaccaccccatcccTGCTGGACCTCCAGGCATTCTCCAGAGGCAGCCTGTGGTGTTGGTGCTGCATGTCACTCTGACCCTCTGCCTGGCATCCCCTCTGCCACCAAGACTATCTGACCAGCCCATTGCTGTTTGCCTGCCTGTGTCCTCTGAGATGCCTCCCAGCCAGGCCCCCTCTCCCCCAGTGCTCCCAGAGCTCACTCAAGGTTTGAAGTTTCTACTTGGAGTCAAGAGGGTCGCTGAACATGCCAGGTGGAGGGCTCCCGAGAGCAGGGCCTGTCCTTCGTCATTTGTGTCTCTCTAACACCTACTGGGGCTCCAAGCACAGGCTGGCATCTAATGAAGATACCTTGAGCAAATGAATGTTGAATTCCTAAGGATTTTACCTTCCTGATGCTTCTCAAAATGTCCTCGTTGACTAGACGTAGGACTGACGCTGGGGACCTGTGAGGTAGGGACCTGTTTGGATGGTGGCCCTCTGTTTCCTTAATGATGGatacagagaagagaggaaggtaAGGGAGGAAGGATGTCATAAGTGTTACTCCTTATTAATAACCCTTGCCCAGTTGTCTGTTTTCCCTGAAGGAGTCACTTTGCCAGACAGCAGAAAAAATgtggatccaaggaaactgtTCAAATTAGGAGCAAAGAATGTGTGTGgtggtgaaaaaatatatacctttGATAAGCAACTCCATTTCTAAGGCATACacatttttcactgtgatacctATTCTTTGCTTCTGACTTTATGCAGTAGAAGAGGAAGCAAAGATGCATGAGCAGTGaagtccagagcagttctgtttgATAGTGAAAAGGTTTAAATAACCTCACGATCCAACAATTGGGCATTGGTTAAATACATTACGGTCATCCTGGCAGTGCAGTACTGTGCAGCTGGTaaaaatgatgatggtggtggtggggtgcgcatagctcagtggtagagtgtgtgcttagcatgtacgaggtcctgggttccatccctggtacctccattgaaaaattttttttgaaaagtggtGATGTTAGTACTTACTATATATTGCTGAGTGGAACAGGTTACAAAACAGTTATGTGTAGCGTCAACTCATTACAATAAATTACATGTATCTCTACATATGAATGTGCAAagcagtttttttgtgtgtgcacatgtgtgactGTGGGTGATTCTTACTTATTTATTGGTACTTACTCATTATTCATGATGTGTTTCTACATTGTCTGAATTGCCTTACAATGGacattttttcagtttctctttcccTGTCGGTACTCTCAGATCCTTGCTGCATCCTTAGACGTGCCTTCCCGAGGACCTGTACAAGAGCGTCTGGGGTGCACACCTACGGGTGGGATGTCTGGGTCCCAGGGGTACTCATACTTGGCTTCCTTGAGTTCGTACCAGTTTGTCTCCTCATCGGCAGTGCCTGTGGGTTCTCAGCTCCTCCCATCGTATCTGACACTTAGCATTATCTGACTTTCTAACGTTTTCCAACCAGATGGGTATAGCTGAGTATCTCTTTGCTTGCTTTTGCTGACCTCCATTTCCTACTGAAGTTGAGCAGCTGTCTCTTCCCAGACTTATTAATCTATCTGATGTTCCCATCTGCGGAATCATTTACAGCTTTCTCATGTATTTTAATGATTAAGGAAAACTATTTTAAGACTGCAGACAAAAttggaaggagggaaagggagtTTGGAGGCAGATGCCCTCCAGCGACGGTACCTtcatgcgtgtgtgtatgtgtgtgtgtgtgtgcgcacgtgtgtgtgcgtgtgcatgtgtgtgtgtgtgcgccatTTTGCCTGGCTCCCAGTAGGGCGGTCCCCGCTGGGGTCTGTTACTGGACATGTTTGTGAGAGCTGGAAGGGAACGAACACAGAAGCTGTGTTTAGGAAGTAGAAAACAGCACGTCCTCCAGTTTTTGGACGTTGGGAAGCACCTCACGGGGTTGTATGGATTCAGGGATGACACGTGTAAGCCAGTGGCTGCTTTTCTCAGTATCTTCTGCCCCATGTGCTCTCTGAGGTCTGACTTTACCCCTTGAGATCTAGGGGGGAATCTGACTTTGCTTTCTGGTGTCTCATGAACAAGGTGAAGGCAAGTCGGAAACTCCCACCTGAAACTACagctttcctttcctcctggggAGCCGTTCCCCGTCCTGGCAAATCTCCCAGCTTAACTGCCCAGGCCACATTTCTCCCAGATCTCTCTTGGCTGCATGCCCAGCCGCTTCTTTCAAAAGCTGTGTAAAAGCCTCTTATCTGAAAGGAGGGTTGGTCTTGGTGCTtcttgggggaggaggaggaagatgaattCTAGGTGATCGGACATTATCATTCTTGAATCAGTGGCAAAGGTGCCCACCGCCATGTCCTGAAGACTCTGGACCCGAGGACGCTTAGTTAATTACTAAGCCACATCTTTGAAAAGGAACGAAAACTTCCCTGCTTATCCTGGACTCCGAGGTTTCCCATTGTCTGTGTATTTACATTTGTACTAAGAATGAAAGttatttaagagaaaatataGAAGCTTAGTACTTTCATGGTTTGGGGCAAGTGTTCTGAAACGTTTTTTTGTGATTGCTcattaatatatcaatattattttaataaattggaGCTTTGGGCAGAGCCCTGGTTAGAAAGCTGAGCCCCTTTTTTCTGACCTTTGAGATTGTGGCACTTGTGTTGCCCCAGGAGGTCATTTTTGATTGTTTGACCAAGCTTTTGCACTGGGGGAAAAGCTATAGAAGTGAAAcatatttatcctcatttttatttttcaagtggattttctttttcctttgtttacccgttttattgagataaaactgACACACAGCCCTGTGTAAGTTTTTAACGTAATGACTGGATTACATGTATTGTGACATGATTAGCACAATAAGTGTAGTTGATATCCGTCATCTCATATAGATgccaagcaaaaggaaaaaaatcacttttctccCTCATGATGAGAACTTTTGCAGTCTAGTCTCTTAGCATCTTTCTTACGTATCACACAGCAGTGATACAGTCACGCTGCCCATtccatccccaggacttactGGTCTTATTGGAAGTTGGTACTTTCACCCAATTCCCTTGGATATTTGATTTTATATACCACAGTGACGAGTGTTAAATAAATCTAACCCAGCAAAAATCTAGATAAAAAAGGAGAGTAAAGAGCGTGCTCTTGATTCAGTTCTCCACCAACTTAAGAGAGAAGTCACGGCACGCGGGAGGAATAGGATCCCTCAAGTGTTCTTTCCTAGGGGGTGGATTCTGCCCGCTTTGGGGTCACTTGGCAACTTCTGGAGGCGTTTTTATTTGTCATGACTTGGGATgggggatgctactggcatcttgtgcgtagaggccagagatgctgccgGGCATCCTGCAGtgcccaggacagacccctcagCAAAGAATGATGCAGCCCCAGATGTTGGTAGTGCAGGTGGGAGCCTGCTGGTTGTCTGATGTGAGCAGTTACTGAACCTTTCTGGGCATCTGCTTCCCAGCACTAATTAAAGTATCAGCTTCCGAGGGCTGTTGGGATGTTTAGAATGAGATCGGGTCTCTCGAGTGCCTGTCTCCCCTTTAAGCATCCAAGTGTcctcttgtattttaaaaaacaatcttgaaaacaGATGTAATTTACACCCAACCTTTTTGGGTCTTGCTTCTGCCTGTAAATAAGGCTACAGCCATATGGCCAAGATAATCAGGCAGGTGCAGCTGCTTCtgagtctttaaaaaatgaaattggtgAGTCTTCAGCCCGCGTGAGCCTCCCTGGGCACATAGGGCCCCATGCAGGACCCCCCCACTACTGAATTCCCCCGGTGCCTCATGACTGCCCTTATGAACAGGCCTATGGGACCTGGGATCTGCCCCTGATTCCTTCTATTAAATTGCAGAGGGAGGGAAATCCCTCTTTAATTGAACCCCGAGCCCTCTGGCTTACCTGGCTTTGCCTGTAACCTCTCATGCCCACATACTCATTGTGTCTGGGAGCTTTGCAAACATAGGCCCTTCTAGGGTGGGGTGCAGGTCATTGCGTCTGGAGGCTTTGATTCACATCTAGGGTCGGGTGGGGGTCTCCAGTGCCCAGGAGGGAAACTTTCCCAGATTTAATCAGAGAAGGCTTTGTGGGTGGTGTCTGGAATTTTAGTTTTACCACTGGTGTTTTGGTTCTAACTCTTCTCAAAGGGAAATCCTGGGGCCGTGAATTAGAACATGTTGTCATGGTTTCACTTTAAAAACCTGTACTTAATCTAAGGCGATCTGCCAGGAGCCCAGAGTTGATATTTATTTTCCTGAGGGCACAGGGAGCAGGCAGCCCCCTCTCACTGGCAGGtgaggagcagaggagggggcCGTGGTGAGGAGCGTGGACGGAGTGGTCTTCCCAGTGTATGTAGTGAGACCCACTGGGAGCCTGGAGGGTGCCATGGGGAACACGGCCAATTCTGCAGGGGAGTCATGTATCAAAAGCAGCACTCAATAAGCCACAAAGGAGGACTTTGGCAGGAGacagagtggtcagggaaggcccggggggaggaggaggaggactaggACCTgctggagtgggaggaggagtTTCTCCCAGGACCAGCTGGCCACGCAGGATTTGATGTGGGGAGGGTTTGTGAACACGGTCACTTGGAAATCATGATGAcgacaacaataataatagcaactaATTTTTGCAAAGCCCTCACTGTGTACTGGactctgtgctaagcattttgTACGTGTTTGTTCATCCCCTGTGACAAGTGCACTGTCGGaatcccattgtacagatgagtcAGTCAAGGTGCAGAGTAATGACGTGCCTTGTGGCTGGTGAAGGGCAGTGTATGATTTCTGATCCACTGTCTGCcatccacccctccccaaccccacgcCATTTTCTGTTGCCTCCATGGCGTTTTGGAAGACGGGAATTCCAGCCAGAGGACTTTGGGATTTGTAGTGGGTCAGAGGAGCAAAGGGAGGATTTGAATACAGGAGTGAAATCATGAAAGGGCTGCTTTAGTCATCCTGACCCCTTTTAGGTGCTTAATACGTATTTGCAGAGTGAATGGGGGTATAGTGATGTGGCTGCCTGGGGGAACGCGGCGGGGAGTTGGGGGAGACCCGTGGAAGGACCAATAGGGAGAGCAGGAGGTTCGAGTGGAGgcggaggaagaggaggaagaggaaagtgTCAGGATGACTGAAGGGCCTGGAGAGGCGggtgtggggaaggggatggTCCGGCAGGGGAGAAGGCTAGGTGAGAGAGAGGGTGACATACAGGTGCGACTTGCTCACCGAAGCGCCAACCATGTGGCTGGTCATCTTGGCTTGAGGTGGAGAGGTGGGGAGTTCTGTTGAGAAGTGACCGTCCCTgaagtgggggtggtggtggcaaGGACTGACGTTCCTGCCTCCCCTACCACGTGGCAGGGACAAGTAGATGCTGAAAGGGTCACTTGTGACGTGTGTCCCAAAGCACAGTGACTCCAGAACTTCCAGGCTGTGGTTGAGTCCCTCTGGGTCATCTTGCTGCTGCCCTTGAACCAGCAGAGCTGTCCCTAGAGGCTTCCTGCCTCGCTTTCAGCCTGGCTTCCCTCTCCTGGCTCCGCACATACAGGTGAAGTGGGCCCAACCCTCTGCAAACACACTTGGGAGCTGGAGGAACAGGTCTGGGGGCATGTGCTGTTGCCGTATCTCATGGGGCTCCCTAAACAGGTCAACCCTGGGTTGTGCTTATTTCTGTCTTGGAGGAATGAGGGTTGGATCTGACCCTCGGGgactgagggaaggaaggagaaacaaGGGTGGGGAGCGGATGGAGGCATAGCCCTGTAGTGTTATGAAGAGGAACCCTGACCTGTAATGGAGCTGGTTGGGGTTGTCGGGCCGGTGTTGTGTGATCCTATGTGAAGTGTAAACCCGGAGCATGATGTGTTGGGTGCTGGGTTCCGGCATTGGGCTCAGTCAACAATGGTTTCATTTTGTTAATCTGGAGGGGACGGTCCccgggaggggagaggagcagcTTGGTTGTATAGATAATGACCAGCACCCCCTAATCGTGGCTGAACTGCTGGTGAACAGGTGGAAGGAAGACCTTGGTTGACCGTACGTCATTCCATCTCTCTAGGCTCGTGGTTTTAGCTGAATTACTCAGTGTCACTCATGCTTGGCACCCACGACCAAATAAACCACGGCCGGGAAACAGGCTGCAGACTGAAGGCCCATggatgtgtttgtttgttttgttttgttttgttttgatctgCAGTGTTTTTAACAACTGAGATAGCTGAGAACACTTTAAACTGGGAGTCTTCCCATCAAAGTCCAGACGGGACTTGGGAAGCGCAGGGCCTGTGCAATGAGTGGGAGTCACGGGTGGGAGCGGGGTAGCCGCCGTCCCACCTCGTCTGGGTGTGTGAGTGCCACGTCTTCCTGACCCGAAGTCCCAGCTTTGGCTGCTGTTGGTGACCGGGTTTGCTCTTGTGTCCACGTCGCACCAGGCTCGCTTCCCTGGTTTCCCGTGCCTGTGGGCTCTCGGGCATTTGAGTTCTGATGTGGTGCTTCGAGTCACTGCGCTTGCCTGGATGCTGGTCCTGGAGCAGAGGGCCCGGCCcggtggggaggggcagcccccggggcagggggcaggtgcCGCAGCCCGTGTCCCTGTTACCGGACATTAGGCTCTTGTCTCGCTGCAGAAAGAATTCACAAGATGAGAcacggaggttaagaaagtaaagtggggatgtATTAAGGGATGGAGAGTGgacaggctcaggtgagcagagGCACCGAGTTTCTTTGACAAGCTGGTTACATAAAGTGTGAAAATGactgggtggaatattcattggggaggaaagggtttggggtcatatttcctgattttcaccccaactccaccttcctgaagggaggagggatttttgtccttgtttagtctgggtcagaagtgtcatggcatcggcgcatgatgggtacttctaatctgcaaagctaattttattgaaatgagggcataatgagcaaaaggttacattcgggcactggagattcctgcctcttcccacctttctttgttggcctctaGGCTGCTTGTGACCCAAAacgtgtgaccacttatcagcctgGAGGGTCCTGATTTTCTTTCTTGCACAGGGAACCCTGGTGTttacatgatgtagggtttcctgcatttggccccatgcccctcctttttgcccagCGTCCCCCTTTCTCTTCTCATACCTGGttatctgcctgctctgacatACCTGGGTGGGTCTCGAGCACCTGCATCCAGGAGGGCTTGGCCGTAGCCCTGTTCGAGCAGGGCTGCCTGAGATCTTGAAGCTCTTGCTGCGCTGGAGGAAATGCTTTTGTCTCATGTAACTGAGTCTCAAGTTGCTCACGTGGAGCAGAGCGAGATGCGATTCAGATTCCAACGGCACTGGGCTTGTTTAAGTTGCTTTGGAAGGAAGGTGATGGGAGGAGTGCGGGAGCCGTGCCaaggcaggaaagggaggaggctGGTTCTTGGGAATTGTTCCCTGGTCACCGGCCTTGGGTTTGCCTCTGAGCCTGGGGCCAGTCTCAGGTCATCGCCCCTTCTCGGGGAACACAGTGCTGTTGTCACTGCCTCTTGGGCATCTGCTTCCCTACCTGGTGGGGCTGGAAAGTGGGTTTTGCGGGTCACGTTCTTTCTCCAGGTTTGCTTGGTTTTCTAGGGAAGGCTCGAGTGTGTCATGCTTTGAGGAAGAAGATGCTCGGTAAAGATCAGA is a window from the Camelus bactrianus isolate YW-2024 breed Bactrian camel chromosome 27, ASM4877302v1, whole genome shotgun sequence genome containing:
- the FAM174B gene encoding membrane protein FAM174B isoform X3, which gives rise to MRAAPPPPARPLRLLLLLLALLAAPAARASRAESAAAPQPGPELPPQPPPGPGPGNATWAGSGAAAGGGGPSSSGNALVTRISSLLRDLPTLKAAVIVACAFIALLIACLVLRVFRSGKRLKKTRKYDIITTPAERVEMAPLNEEDDEDEDSTVFDIKYR
- the FAM174B gene encoding membrane protein FAM174B isoform X2 encodes the protein MRAAPPPPARPLRLLLLLLALLAAPAARASRAESAAAPQPGPELPPQPPPGPGPGNATWAGSGAAAGGGGPSSSGNALVTRISSLLRDLPTLKAAVIVACAFIALLIACLVLRVFRSGKRLKKTRKYDIITTPAERVEMAPLNEEDDEDEDSTVFDIKYRTRTTLQSLLWNFIPPKQRIMNSFSGQCVRKNKHFKVKPVLQCVGIPWKVGQLKPGA